In Elaeis guineensis isolate ETL-2024a chromosome 1, EG11, whole genome shotgun sequence, a genomic segment contains:
- the LOC105060530 gene encoding LOW QUALITY PROTEIN: uncharacterized protein (The sequence of the model RefSeq protein was modified relative to this genomic sequence to represent the inferred CDS: inserted 1 base in 1 codon; substituted 2 bases at 2 genomic stop codons), with the protein MALKRAAALFAAGETPATEGLDFRAPVDDACYAVRLLLEEEGTLRVMYCNFSDVYDELYRADGFRTVEELEEFRGRYRPTTLQLQDDEYWKVIEGMEVCVSHTFGESDIHFFDTIIDAASFSKHKFSEGESICTCTFRVLWQHGPMAGEKSIAGVEHICILQSKNVEDQTLNHFLDIARRILEETSNQVDPAISPFRATPRILXPAPSHEPESVGSGYEFSHVTVVACPGGTHGSTVDDRSKKPQKSFLHCKEIMIPDXSSVLEQTSRGKICIKSNSKLAEDLMQINIFHEESYHVFHIANLDKDLSSVAIMDFIHEHTSISCQAAVFPCYGSTSYHMGTIFVXKEHADELLEFSCDPSHIIGSSSGRPWVTSEKWCGVNKCAMPKFEVNSDALSADFGSCTY; encoded by the exons ATGGCTCTGAAACGGGCGGCAGCGCTGTTTGCAGCCGGCGAGACTCCGGCGACGGAAGGCCTGGACTTCCGTGCCCCCGTGGATGACGCCTGCTACGCGGTGCGGCTCCTCTTGGAGGAGGAGGGAACCCTCCGCGTGATGTACTGCAATTTCTCGGATGTCTACGACGAGCTCTATCGGGCCGATGGGTTTCGGACGGTGGAGGAGCTGGAGGAGTTCCGGGGGAGGTATCGGCCGACGACTCTCCAGCTTCAGGACGATGAGTACTGGAAGGTGATCGAGGGCATGGAGGTTTGCGTCTCCCACACGTTCGGTGAGAGCGACATCCATTTCTTCGACACCATAATTGACGCG GCATCCTTTTCCAAACATAAATTCTCTGAAGGAGAATCTATATGTACCTGCACTTTTAGGGTTCTTTGGCAACATGGTCCTATGGCAGGGGAGAAATCAATAGCTGGTGTAGAACATATATGCATCCTTCAGTCTAAAAATGTAGAGGACCAAACATTAAACCACTTTCTGGACATTGCAAGGAGGATACTGGAAGAAACAAGCAATCAAGTGGACCCAGCAATTAGCCCTTTTCGAGCAACACCTAGGATTTTGTGACCGGCCCCAAGCCATGAACCTGAATCAGTTGGATCTGGATATGAGTTTTCTCATGTAACAGTTGTTGCATGCCCTGGTGGAACTCATGGTTCAACAGTTGACGATCGTTCAAAGAAGCCACAAAAGTCTTTTCTCCACTGCAAG GAAATAATGATTCCTGATTAAAGTAGTGTTTTGGAGCAGACATCTAGAG GGAAGATTTGCATAAAAAGTAATTCCAAACTAGCTGAAGATTTGATGCAAATTAATATTTTCCATGAAGAAAGCTATCACGTTTTCCATATTGCAAATTTGGACAAAGATTTGTCATCGGTCGCGATCATGGATTTCATACATGAACACACATCCATATCTTGTCAAGCAGCTGTCTTTCCTTGTTATGGGTCAACATCGTATCATATGGGAACCATCTTTG AAAAGGAACATGCTGATGAGTTACTTGAATTTTCATGTGATCCTTCACACATCATCGGGTCCTCAAGTGGGAG ACCTTGGGTGACAAGTGAAAAATGGTGTGGAGTAAACAAATGTGCGATGCCAAAATTTGAG